The nucleotide window GCTAATGAAAAGCTTTACGAGAAGATTGAGAATAAAGCTAAAGAGTCCGATTCCAATAAAAGTAAAGAAAGTAATACTACAAATGAAGAAACTAATACTACCACAGAGCAGTCATCACAGGAAAAACTATATACCCTTGAAATACCAGCGTTAAATATTTATAGTGTTCAAGTTGGAAGTTTCGATAATAAGCAGCATGCTGAAACTCAAGTAAAGGACTTAAATAGTAAGGGTTTGGGTGGATATATTGTTCAGTCCGATCGTTTTAGGGTTATGACTATGTCTTTTACAGAAAGAAGTAATGCAGATAAATATAAGGAACAGATAAAAAGTCATTATTCAGACGCTTTTATCGCACCTAAACAGCTACCTATTAGATCAATAAAATATAATGATAATGGTAAGGCATATAGTGAAGCTGCATCAAGCAATTTAAATGAGCTAAAAAAGTACTATGAAGATTTTTCTAGTTTCATAGCAAAACGGGATATGGCAAGTACAGATTCAAATGAATTGATTCAATTTGTTGATAGTGAGATAAAAAGATTAGATAAAATTAGTCAATCGATAGCTTCAGCAAGTCCGTCTGAAGACTTTACAAGCTTTAATAGTAAGTTCTCTAGTATAGTTGAAACTGCTAAGACAAAGCTAACAAAAGAAAAGCAGTCTAACCTTTCAGACAGAAAAAAAGTATTAGAAATATTTATGGAAAGTATCAATTCTTATCAGGGCATAATATAAATGATACCTATGAGGAGGTTAAAGACTTAAATGTTGATAGAAGAAATAAAGAACTTGTTAGATGCAGA belongs to Maledivibacter sp. and includes:
- a CDS encoding SPOR domain-containing protein, which translates into the protein MRRNRTKTRKKSNKNYFVIITFVVLLFVGAPTIGYFGTKYFLIPKYIDKQKSQPSTTVSANANEKLYEKIENKAKESDSNKSKESNTTNEETNTTTEQSSQEKLYTLEIPALNIYSVQVGSFDNKQHAETQVKDLNSKGLGGYIVQSDRFRVMTMSFTERSNADKYKEQIKSHYSDAFIAPKQLPIRSIKYNDNGKAYSEAASSNLNELKKYYEDFSSFIAKRDMASTDSNELIQFVDSEIKRLDKISQSIASASPSEDFTSFNSKFSSIVETAKTKLTKEKQSNLSDRKKVLEIFMESINSYQGII